A stretch of DNA from Pseudopipra pipra isolate bDixPip1 chromosome 1, bDixPip1.hap1, whole genome shotgun sequence:
acgACTCTTCAAcctgcccagcacagacacAACATCAGCCACTTGGCCAGGATGCAGTGCAAGTGCTTCAACCCTCCTGCTCAAACCAACCCCGCAAGAGCAGCTTGGCCAGGACCAAGGACAGTTCAGCGTTACAGCTCCAGGCACACAGACTCCACCTCTTCTGCCACTCTCTCACCTCCCTCACACACAACAAGCCTTGTCTTCTTTGCCCATGCAATTCCATCTGTTTCCCTTGTGTCCAGGGCCCCTTGTCCTGCCCGTGTGTTCTGCTGACAagagctgggctccctccacttcagtccctgccagcagggatTCACACACACTCATACACTCCCCTGGCCAGCCCTGTCTCCTCCtgccagtcccagctctctcagcctctcctctaGCCAACATCCTCCGGCCTCTTTAGAATCTTGATGCTCCTGCTCTGCATTCCCCAAGTCCATCAGCTTCTTCCACTGGagaacccagcactgcccacagaCCTCACATGGCACATCCCCAGTGCTGAGGAGGCAGCAAGAGTCACCTCCCACTGCTTGATCACAACTTGCCCAATCCTCACCTGCAGACTCCTTTTCCCACACTGGTTCATGGCCACCTCTTGGGCCATTTGTTCCCCACCAGGAACACAAAATCTGGTCCTAATAAGAGATTCATTCTATGAAAACAGTTGATCCAGTTGAtgttcagcctttcctcctacCTGGGCTGACCTCTCCCCAGAAACAGGACTttgcccctgcccctgctcaaCTCCGAGATGTGGCCATGGCCATGACCGTTTATGTTTTCAGGCCTGGCCCAATGGATGCAGCTCCTgtgctacagcactgcacaCTTGTTCCCATCTGCACTTTGGCACACTCAGCCCAAGGcgctgggcccagccctgcacacactTCTCACCCCACCACACTGGCCACTGACACAGCCCGGCCTTGTTTGCACTCTCTGGCATCACGCAATGCTTGTGTCCAACAACCCTGGACACCTCCAAatcctcctgctgcccctcagACAGAAAAGATGCCCAGAGAAGGGACTTCACTCCCTGCCACTCAGCCCAGGACAGGGCCCAAAAGGCCCCAGCTATCAAAACCTTCAAAGCAGGAGGGGCACCAAAACCCCCAGAGAGCACAGTCAGCAGGAAAAGTCAGGTCCAATGTCACGCTTAGCCAGGTGGAAGCAAAGGGGAGAGGAatgaaaggggagggaaggggcaaCACGTGTGAAactccagagcagcctgacaggGCTGGGATGCTTTGGGGCCCCTCCTCACAACACAcccccaaaccacagcacaccaGGGACACGGGGGCACCTCACTCATCACACCCCACCTCTCCAAAGCTTTGCTCACATCTTCAGCCCTCCTTGACACGCACCATCAACTCCAGACTTTGCCCTCAAATACTCACAGTTCAAAGCTGCTGCCAAGGTCAGATGGACACGGCCTCAAGGGCAGgacacggaatcacagaattccacAAAGCAATGTCCGCACAGTGACACAAGAGTAAAGAGGAGCCCACTGAACAATCCCtagaaattataattttttattctcagGTACAGGATGTTACAACTTACGGGTTCAAAGTTAGGAAACCTCCTGGCTTGAATGCGGAAGAAGGGAATTGGCCTCACAGAGCAGCCAGGGCAAAAAGGGATCAAGCCCCATTGGGTCTTTGTTTATTGTATTTCTTCAGAAGGTcaagaaatgaaatttaaatgaCCAAGTACCTTGTcatgaaaatttcagaaatcCAAGTGGACCATAGGAATGGAATCGGACCAGCCTGAAATCAGCCTGAAGAGCCGCAAGGCTTCCAGGTCCTCTCTCTTCAACTCAGTCACAATTGCAGGGTATGAGCTCTCTTTCATCCCTCAAGAATTGCTCCAAAGGACTAGGACCTTTCCAAGTTGATGGAGAGTGACCTCCCCAGGACATCAAATGACTCCCTCAGCATTCCTGGGTGCAACACAATGACTGATGGACATCCAGTCATACAGAAGAGGGGGCCCAGTCAGCACAAAGCAcccacaaaccacagcacacgagaaccacagaatcaccgTACTaatgacatcacacctctcctgggCTCTGGTTGTTTATTCAGCCCTCCCTGACACACATCCAACAATCCAACCCTCCCAAATCCCAACTCCTCAAAGCTGTTgccagctgacagggctgggccaAGGCTGTGCCGCCCCTGCGGGAGCAGCATAAAAGCCGGCCCAgcgcctctctccctgccacgcttctcctcaagccttctcctgccttctctgcccaccaccaggtgagcctccagcccctcacaaccccctcctgctcctgccacaccgccccccggcccctctCTGCCAGCACGCTCGGacccagcctcagcagccctcacgcctccccacagccccacaccagcctcccCACTGACCAGCCCTCCTGCAACACCGCCCCGAGCACCCCCACCGCCCCCACCTGCCTCacacccctctctgctctcaccttctctcaccttctcttgcctgccctcccagggccccTCCACACCACACCCATGGCCTGCTACGACCTCTGCCGCCCCTGCGGACCCACcccgctggccaacagctgcaacgagccctgtgtcaggcagtgccaggactccaCCGTCCTCATCCAGCCCTCCCCCGTCCGCGTCACCTTCCCAGGGCCCATCAtgacctccttcccccagagctccTTCGTCGGATCCAccgcaggggctgccctgggcacggaGCTCAACgtccagggacagcccatctCCGGCGGCTTTGGGGCCGGAGGCTACGGCCTGGGCTATGGCCGTGGCTTTGGCTACGGCCTGGGAGGCCTGGGCTGCTACGCcaacaggggctgctctggcatCTGCTGAGGCCCCAAACAACTGCCCCAATACCAACTACCCGCGACCGTGAAGTCAGCACAAGTAACAGGGATTCATCTCCACGCCAAGGCTGTCCAATGGGCTCAGCACTTCCaactcctgctcctgctctcagGGTTCCAAGCAAGGAAGCAGCCAAGGGGCCAGCCCTCACTGCCTGCAAACATGGCCATGAGCTTGAGGCTCTGCCAAAATCTGCTACAACACAAGTACCTCAGCTGACAGTCGCCCTACTGCACCTCACACCAGATCCCTTCCActcttttcttgccttttcacCCTTTTGTCTCAATAAAGTTCTCCTGCAGCAAAACATGACAGGCCTGctcatcctttctttttccaagcCTCCTAGAACTTCATTTGCCACAGAGCTCTGGTAACAGATGCCGTTGGATGGGTGGGAAAGGGACCAGCTCTCTCCTAGGAAATATTTCACAGGGATCAACAGAGACAGGTACAGAAGGGCCTTCCACAATGGGACACAAATTCTTCCCTTGCCCAAACACAGCCTTGGACACACCACCCACACCTCAGACACAAACTCCCAGTCTGGGCTGGCTTCAGTCTCCATGGACACCGGGAGCTCCAGCCCTTCATCATCCCCAAGGCTCTACTCTGCATCCCACCAACAGGTCCCTGCTTTCCTTATCCTCAGgctcccagagctgaacacacaACTCCAATCTCCCCAGAaaggagcagaggggcacaatcccctccctctccctgctgcccacactgtggcCAGGAGCCCAGCACATGGGGGCTCtctgggctgccaggacacGTTCCTGGCTCCCAGTCAGTTCTTCACTCACCAACACCCTCCAAgccttctccacagggctgctctcaaaccagccaccacccgccTGGAGCCCTGTTAGGGACTCACACAACCCACAAGCTCTTGGCCCTCTTGAATTCCAGGAGCATCACACAggtcctcctccccagcctgtccaggcCCCTCTGGctgccatcccttccctctcGACAAACAACCACaacactcagcttggtgtcatccaCAGTCTTGCAGAGCTCGCACTTAATCCATGATCCTGATGGAAATGGGGGAGGTCAAGCCTCCAGTGTGCAAGGTTCACAACATCAGCTCAGCCACAAAAGCACCTGGAGCAGatccaccagcagctgctctgctcaggctcTGAGGCTTCTCCATATGATTCAGGAACACCCAGAGCAGGACAGACGAGGAGAGAGAAGCACATTGAGCCTCCTCTGGTAATTACAGGTTTTTCCTCACaagaaaaagatattaagaATTAGGGCTTATAAATTATGAAAGCTTATGGCCTGAATGGTGAACAAGTGACCCGATGTCACAGACCAGCCTGGGCAAAAAGGGACCAAACCCactttgttgtttgtttattgcttttcttAATGAGGTCACAAAATACAGTTTCAATGACAGAGTATCATGTCCTGTAAATGTGAGAGATCCCAAGGGACCGTAACCCTGGCAATGAGGGCATCCTGACCACATGCCAGTTAGCCAGGGAgtcactgctgctcttcctccacAAACCAAGCCAGGAGCTCTCTTTCAGCCCTCAGGAAGTGCTCCCAGGCActggcaccaggagcagctgatggCAAGAGGAGCAGAGTGGCCTCCCCAGCACATcaggcagctccctcagcattcctggctgcagcacctcaggcCCTGAGGGCACAGGTGCACCCAGTGACACAGCAAACCTTCCTGCAGGGCTTCCCCTTGCCCAGCAACACTCACTGCTCACCTGACAAACCCCCTGCAAACTCTGCCCTGGGCTCCaggggggcagctctgcctggcagcCTTTGGGGCCTCATCGTCACCAGGTCcccacaaaccacagcacaccagggacacggggggaccTCACTGATGACACCACCAATTTCCTTggcctttttgtttcttcagccCTCCCTGACACACATCCAACCATCCAACCCTCCCAAATCCCAACTCATCAAAGCTGCCACCAAGGTCAGACGGACACGGCCTCAAGGGCAGGACATGGAATCCCAGAACTCCACAAACCCACAGCACGGGAGTGACATCAGGTGACCTCACAGAGGACACCCCACCTCTCCTGGGCAGTGTCTGCACCTGCCAAGTGCCCCCACAAGCACATTCCAGGCACAACCTCCCAAATACCAACTCTCCCTTCAAAGCTGCCGCCACAAGGACACGTCTGCAAGAGGAGCACACGCAAAGGGAGCactgtggaaaggaaaacacaccCCACCTCACCCACTCAGTGGCTCACCTTGGCCTACAAGGAGCTCACCTTGCTCAAGCAGCACCTGCCTTTCACAAACCCATCATGGCTGGGCCAAATCCTCTCCTTGTCCTGCAAGTGCCGTGGGATGGCACTCAAGGTGACCTGCTCCAGAAATTTCCCTGGCACTCAGGTCACACTGAaaggcctgtagttccccatATCCTCTTTCCAGCCTTATTTGGATGCGTCACTGGGGAGCACAAGCCCTGTGAGCCCGGGGTGTAAACGAGCCCATCCCAGAGCAAAGCCACTGAGAAAGGCCCGACCTAAGGACAGGCTGAGCCAGCTGGGAGAAaggtgggcaaggagcaaatgCAATGGAAGGGGCAGCTCCTCACCAAGGGCACACCTCCAAAGCCAAAGCAAGCTGTCAGGGTTGTGAGGGAATGAGGCCTCTCCTCACAACACacccacaaaccaaaacacGAGGGACACGGGGTGACCTCACTGCTGACACCTCAACTCTCCATTGCTTTGGTCATGTCTCCAAAAAGCCACAAGACTCAAATTCCATGGAAATGCTCCTAAATGAGAACTCCTCAAAGCTGCCgccagctgacagggctgggccaAGGCTGTGCCGCCCCTGCGGGAGCAGCATAAAAGCCGGCCCAgcgcctctctccctgccacacttctcctcaagccttctcctgccttctctgcccaccaccaggtgagcctccagcccctcacaaccccctcctgctcctgccacaccgcccccccggcccctctcGGCCAGCACGCTCGGacccagcctcagcagccctcacgcctccccacagccccacaccagcctcccCACTGACCAGCCCTCCTGCAACACCGCCCCGAGCACCCCCACCGCCCCCACCTGCCTCacacccctctctgctctcaccttctctcaccttctcttgcctgccctcccagggccccTCCACACCACACCCATGGCCTGCTACGACCTCTGCCGCCCCTGCGGACCCACcccgctggccaacagctgcaacgagccctgtgtcaggcagtgccaggactccaCCGTCCTCATCCAGCCCTCCCCCGTCCGCGTCACCTTCCCAGGGCCCATCAtgacctccttcccccagagctccTTCGTCGGATCCAccgcaggggctgccctgggcacggaGCTCAACgtccagggacagcccatctCCGGCGGCTTTGGGGCCGGAGGCTACGGCCTGGGCTATGGCCGTGGCTTTGGCTATGGCCTGGGaggcctgggctgctctggcctGGCAGGCCTGGGCTGCTCAGGCACCTGCTGAAGGTTCTTGCCACCACAGCTGACACCCCCTGCACCTGCCCTTCTCACTCTTGCACCAATATCTCCTGCAAGCAAAGCACCTCGGCTGATGGTCGCCCTACTTGCACCTCACACCACATCCCTCCCATTTGTTCCTCTTCTCTCTTCACTCTTTTGACTCAATAAACTTCTCCTGCATCAAAGCCTGAGATGTCTCTGCCTCCTTTATTCTACCAGAGCTTTTCCAAATTCACTTCTTACACAGCCAGGCGTCAACAGGCCATTCAGTTGGGTTGAAAAGGGGCACGAGACCCCTCCTAGGAAATACGTCAGGAGCAcaaccaccaccagcagcactgactgGCTCCTGAGGGTCTGTCACAAAGTTACACCAGCCCATCACTCATCACACCCAGGCTTTGACATGACAACACTCCCTGGCACACCCCAACCCTTTGCTCCCACCCCAAACACCTCCAGTCCCTCTTACACCATCTCCCCTCACAGACACATCCCAGGACCACCCACACAAGGCCCCATGTCCTTGTCCCCTCGTGCTCCAAGGACCTTGGGGAACCCATGCAGGCTGTCCAGCTCACCACCCACCCTTCCACAGGGTCCTCAGCtcacccagctctgggcccttGTTGCACTGTCCCTCTGGCTGCCCGCTCCCCATTCCTCCTGCCTGGGAGTCCCTGGGCCAGGATCTCACCTTGTTGTGGGTCTTCAGCTGATCCCTGGTGGAGATGCCCAGGCCACCAtcccctgctcattgcagggccCCACTGGGATCCATTCCGGGGGTCTCTGCACCACCAGCCTCCCTCTCCAGGGGCCCTGCATCACCTGTGCACGTGACCCCAAgcccccatccctctgctctcacGTCCCACAGCAAGTCCCCTTTGGGAGGTCACCGTCACTGGGCATtcctcaggcacagcctggagacCTTGGAACCAGGGGCAGGGACAAGCCTGGGACCCTGCTCTGCTGACAACTTGGGACTCTGCGGTGTTGGGGTTGATCTTTGCAGGACACCAAGTGCCCACCAAGCCCCTCTCTCAGTCCCTTCCCTCCATTggacagaagagagaagaagatgGAGAAAAGCTCCTGAGTGGAGTTAAGGACAGGGAGTTCAGTCACCAatcaccatcatgggcaaaataGACTCCACCCACGGAAAGTATTTTAATTCCTTAAAAATCAAACCTTTGAGTAAGATAATGGGACAGAAAACCAAACCTTAAATACCTTCCCTTCACCCCTCCCTTCAGccaggctcaacttcactccccagttctctgccccCTCTCCCCAAGTGGCTCAGGGCAATGGACAAGGTGCCTTGGGGGCAGTTCATCCCATGTTGGTTTTGctgttccttcctcctcacactctgcccctgctccagtgtgggctccagCCCACACACACAGTCTCCAACGGGGgccttcccatgggctgcattTCCATACAAACggctccagcctggctccctcccacgGGCTCAGGCCTTCAGGAACACGCTGCTCCAAcgtggctctgcaggggctcCCAAGTTCTGACAACAAACCTCCCCCATGgcgggctcctctctccatgagACCACAGGTCCcgccaggagcctgctccagctcGCCCTCCCCACGGCCTCACAGCCTCTTTGGGcactccctggctctgctggcagctcctcctggggctgcagctgcatctctgctccaccctgcacctccaggggctgcggggggacAGCCTCACCCACCATGCTCTGCTCCACGGGCTGCACAGCACATTCTGCTACAGCCCCTGGgccacctcctcccctccctcagcactgccctTCATCATCTCAGACTTCTTCCTCTCCcatgttttctctcttccagctcctcttgacTGCTAATTGTGCCCCTTCCAGATCAGGTTGTCATCACAGATTGGCTGCATCAATGAGGATTGCCTCTGCTTTGTCCAGCAGCTGATCCAACATGGAGCCAGTGGGAACTTGCTGTGTCAGACACCAGGGAAGCTTCTGGAACCTTCTCCCAGAAGCCACATTTGCAGAACTCTTGAGACCAAAACCTTGTCAGCTGAACctgagacactcagacacaaccTTAGCAGCAGTAGAGGCAACCAGACCCCCAGAGAGCACACCCAGTGGGCAAGGCTGAGCCTAAAACCAGgctgtgtgagctgggagaaAGCTGGAGGGGAATCCAACAAAATGGAAGGAGAAGCCCCTCATGCCTGGCACAAACTCTTCTTTGGACACTCGTCTTCAAGCAGAGCACAAGCCCTGTGACCCCAAAGGGTCAACTTGctgacagcagagcacagccagtGACAAAGGCCAGGCTCAAAGACAGGCTCAGTGAGCTGACAGTGAGGCTGGAAGGAAGGAATGGGATTGAAGGGGCAGCCCCTCACACCCGGCACGGCTGCACAGCCCAGACCAGCCCGACAGGGCTGAGGGGGAATGGGGCCCCTCTAAACAACTCACCCACAAACCACAGCCCCCGAGGGACACAAGGTGACCTTACTGATGACACCCCACCTCTCCAGTGCTTGGGTCACATCTGACAAATGCCCTGACCCCCATATTTCATGTAAATCCTCCCAACAACCAACTCATCAAAGCTGCCGCCAAGGTCAAATGGACGCAGCCTCAAGGGCAGGACATGGAATGACAGAATTCCACAAAGGAACAGCAGTAAAAtgacaggagaggagagaggaaccCACTGACTATCCCCTGGTAATTATAGTTTTTGCTCTCAGGTACAGGATAATACAACTTAGGATTTATACATTGTGAAATCTCATGGCTTGAATGCGGAAGAAGGGAATTGGCGTCACCGACCAACGAGGGCAAAAAGGGATCAAACCCCATTGGGTCTTTGTTTATTGCATTTCTTCAGGAGGCcaagaaataaagtttaaatGACCAAATAGCTTGTGatgaaaatttcagaaatcCAAATGAACCATAGGAATGGAACCGGACCAGCCTGAATTCAGCCTGAACAACCTCAAGTTTTCCAGGTCCTCTCTCTTGATCTCAATCACGATTCCAGGGGATGAACTCTCTTTCATCCCTCAAGAATTGCTCCAAAGGACTAGGACCTTTCCAAGTTGATGGAGAGTGACCTCCCCAGGACATCAAATGGCTCCCTCAGCATTCCTGGGTGTGACACAATGACTGATGGACATCCAGTCACACAGAAGAGGTGGACCAGTCAGCACAAAGCAcccacaaaccacagcacacGAGGGCCACAAAATCACCGTACTaatgacatcacacctctcctgggCTCTGGTTGTTTATTCAGCCCTCCCTGACACACATCCAACAATCCAACCCTCCCAAATCCCAACTCCTCAAAGCTGCCAccagctgacagggctgggccaAGGCTGTGCCGCCCCTGCGGGAGCAGCATAAAAGCCGGCCCAgcgcctctctccctgccacgcttctcctcaagccttctcctgccttctctgcccaccaccaggtgagcctccagcccctcacaaccccctcctgctcctgccacaccgCCCCCCTGGCCCCTCTCGGCCAGCACGCTCGGacccagcctcagcagccctcacgcctccccacagccccacaccagcctcccCACTGACCAGCCCTCCTGCAACACCGCCCCGAGCACCCCCACCGCCCCCACCTGCCTCacacccctctctgctctcaccttctctcaccttctcctgcctgccctcccagggccccTCCACACCACACCCATGGCCTGCTACGACCTCTGCCGCCCCTGCGGACCCACcccgctggccaacagctgcaacgagccctgtgtcaggcagtgccaggactccaCCGTCCTCATCCAGCCCTCCCCCGTCCGCGTCACCTTCCCAGGGCCCATCAtgacctccttcccccagagctccTTCGTCGGATCCAccgcaggggctgccctgggcacggaGCTCAACgtccagggacagcccatctCCGGCGGCTTTGGGGCCGGAGGCTACGGCCTGGGCTATGGCCGTGGCTTTGGCTACGGCCTGGGAGGCCTGGGCTGCTACGCcaacaggggctgctctggcatCTGCTGAGGCCCCAAACAACTGCCCCAACAACAACTACCCATGACCTGGAAGTCAGCACAAGTAACAGGGATCCATCTTCGTGCCCAGGCTCTCCAATGGGCTCAGcacttccagctcctgctctcaggGCTCCAAGCAAGGAAGCACCCAAGGGCCCAGCCCGCACTGCCTGCAAACatggcccagctccctcctcctcttctctcccttccttctcttcaaTGCCCCTTTGGCTCTGGCCAGTCCCCTCTGCTGCAAACACCTTCTCACAAGCCACACACCATCAGGTACCTCTGCTGGGCTGCTTCCAACAAGGGGAGCAGCAAGACCTGGGGACTCTGCAAAATCTCCTGCAAGGGAGGGACCTCAGCTGATGGTCGCCCTTCTTGCACCTCAGACCGGATCCCTTCCTCTGGCCGCTCCTTTCTTTTTACTCTTTAGTCTCAATAAAGTTCTCCTGCATCACAGCCTCTCATGACTCCTCTTCATTTGTTCTTCCAGTGGTCTCACAGCATCACTTGACAAAAAGCCAGGGATGAGCTGGCCCTGGGCAAGGTGGAACAGGGCCACAGGACCCATTTAAACAAATGTGCCACCAGCACTAACACACAGACTGGAGCAGGGTGGGGGCCCTTCCAGAACATGGGACAAACCCATCACCTGCTACACCAAAGGCTTCCACACAACACTGCTCTTACCTGTGCACACCACACCAAAGGCACTGTGGTCCAGCACACACTGCACAAACTCTCTTCCCCAGCAGGACTCTTCAGCCCTCCCAGCAAACCTCCTGGTTGGCAAAAACTCTGCAGAGCAAGTGCATCAAtccccctgctcaagcagagaCAGACAGAGCAGGACTCCCAGGACTTGGAAGTGTTTGGCATGGCACCAAGCCTGGCTGAGATCAAGAAGTCTTTGGAAAATGCTCTTAgagacatggtgggattcttgaggtgtcctgtgcagggctgggaattgCACTCCATCatcctcatgggtcccttccaactcacaatattctatgattctaaaatcTAAATGCAAAAGATCtccaagtccaaccattcccccagcatGGCCAAAGCAACCACTtcacccatgtccccaagggccacatctaCACGGCTTTTacatccctccagggatggggactccaccactgccctggacagcctgtgtCAACAATTGACAACCCTTCCCAGGAACTCAATAGGCAACTCAACCTTCCCTGGGGCAAGTTgagccttttcctctcctcccatgccttgggagcagggagacAACACTGACACTCTCCTTGTTCTGAGCCCTATTCAGGGAACTCCAGAGAGCAACCAGGTAGCCCCtctctttcagaaaattaaacatcGCCAgttcctgcctctgctcctcacTTGTCTTCTCCTCATCCTTCACTACCTTCCCTTCCCAcgtgtcccagcacagcccagcactggacCCCACAGTGGCACCAGCGCTACGGATGAACCAATACGAGACTTTGGGCAGCACGGGAGGCGTCCCGGAATCACA
This window harbors:
- the LOC135414504 gene encoding feather keratin B-4-like, producing the protein MACYDLCRPCGPTPLANSCNEPCVRQCQDSTVLIQPSPVRVTFPGPIMTSFPQSSFVGSTAGAALGTELNVQGQPISGGFGAGGYGLGYGRGFGYGLGGLGCYANRGCSGIC
- the LOC135405870 gene encoding feather keratin B-4-like: MACYDLCRPCGPTPLANSCNEPCVRQCQDSTVLIQPSPVRVTFPGPIMTSFPQSSFVGSTAGAALGTELNVQGQPISGGFGAGGYGLGYGRGFGYGLGGLGCSGLAGLGCSGTC